One part of the Acidobacteriota bacterium genome encodes these proteins:
- a CDS encoding AAA-like domain-containing protein translates to MKLDPVRWQRINELFAQAEDLDADARAALLAQACADDDGLRGEVEALFNADAQAERADDFLSEPALEAAAKSMAAQAAALRTGQTLSHYRIGALLGRGGMGEVYRAEDQRLGRTIALKLLPPEFTQDDERVQRFKQEARAASALNHPNIITIFEIGELDGLHFIATEFIDGSTLRQRLSEAPLPLAETLDLAAQLASALAAAHAAGIIHRDIKPENVMVRPDGIVKVLDFGLAKLSEQHIPHFAIHHPQFHTDPGKVLGTPRYMSPEQIRGVEVDARSDLFSFGVVLYEMLVGRAPFEGASIAETIAAILEREPLPLPQSENDDSTELQQLVQRALAKDRDARWPSSRELLAELKRLKLELDFAARHKPDTEEQATLPLAATLPPVQHSHPAELEPVGGAVPLASRFYIVRPTDEEFRAAIARQDSIVLLKGARQVGKTSLLARGLQQARSAGAKVVLTDLQKLSADELVSAEAFYLALADLIADRLDLDVVPEDVWNARRGPSINFERFIRREVLSKISGHLVWGLDEVDRLFACTFGSEVFGLFRSWHNERSLDPDGPWQRLTLAIAYATEAHLFISDMNQSPFNVGTRLALDDFSLEQVAELNTRYGAPLRDNAEVARYGRLVSGHPYLVRCGLQEMVNHRRTLAELETIADHADGPFGDHLRRIAASLEQDAELSAVVRGVLQGKPCPSPESFYRLRSAGLIAGDSAREARPRCQLYATYLEKRLL, encoded by the coding sequence ATGAAACTTGATCCCGTCCGCTGGCAACGCATCAACGAGTTGTTTGCGCAGGCCGAAGACCTCGACGCCGACGCGCGCGCCGCCTTGCTCGCACAAGCCTGCGCTGACGACGACGGGTTGCGCGGCGAAGTCGAAGCCTTATTCAACGCTGATGCGCAAGCCGAGCGGGCCGATGATTTCCTGAGCGAACCCGCGCTCGAAGCCGCCGCCAAAAGCATGGCCGCGCAAGCCGCCGCGCTGCGCACCGGTCAAACGCTTAGCCACTATCGCATCGGCGCCTTGCTGGGGCGCGGCGGCATGGGCGAAGTCTATCGCGCCGAAGATCAACGCCTGGGCCGCACCATCGCGCTCAAATTGCTGCCGCCCGAATTCACGCAAGACGACGAACGCGTCCAGCGTTTCAAACAGGAAGCGCGCGCCGCCTCTGCGCTCAACCATCCGAACATCATCACGATTTTTGAGATTGGCGAATTGGACGGGCTGCATTTCATCGCCACCGAATTCATTGACGGCAGCACGTTGCGCCAGCGTTTGAGCGAAGCGCCGTTGCCCTTGGCCGAAACGCTCGACCTCGCCGCGCAACTCGCCAGCGCGCTGGCCGCGGCCCACGCCGCCGGCATCATTCACCGCGACATCAAACCCGAAAACGTGATGGTGCGGCCTGACGGCATCGTCAAGGTATTGGATTTCGGCCTCGCCAAATTGAGCGAACAACATATTCCGCATTTCGCAATCCACCATCCGCAATTCCACACTGACCCCGGCAAGGTGTTGGGCACGCCGCGTTATATGTCGCCCGAGCAGATTCGCGGCGTCGAAGTGGATGCGCGTTCAGACCTCTTCAGCTTCGGCGTCGTGCTCTATGAAATGCTCGTGGGCCGCGCGCCGTTCGAGGGCGCTTCGATTGCCGAAACGATTGCCGCGATTCTTGAACGCGAGCCGTTGCCGCTGCCCCAATCTGAAAATGATGACAGCACCGAATTGCAGCAACTTGTTCAACGCGCATTGGCCAAAGACCGCGACGCGCGTTGGCCCAGCAGCCGCGAATTGCTGGCCGAATTGAAACGCCTGAAACTTGAACTGGATTTTGCCGCCCGGCACAAACCCGATACCGAAGAGCAAGCCACGCTGCCCCTCGCCGCCACGTTGCCGCCGGTTCAGCATTCGCATCCTGCCGAATTGGAACCCGTAGGTGGCGCGGTGCCGCTGGCTTCGCGCTTTTACATCGTGCGTCCGACCGACGAAGAGTTCCGCGCGGCCATCGCCCGGCAAGACAGCATCGTCCTGCTCAAAGGCGCGCGGCAGGTCGGCAAGACTTCGCTGCTCGCGCGCGGCTTGCAACAGGCCCGCAGTGCCGGGGCCAAAGTCGTGCTGACCGATCTGCAAAAGCTGAGCGCCGATGAACTGGTTTCCGCCGAAGCCTTTTATCTCGCGCTGGCCGATCTGATCGCCGATCGACTCGACCTGGACGTCGTGCCCGAAGACGTCTGGAATGCGCGGCGCGGCCCCAGCATCAATTTCGAGCGTTTCATCCGCCGCGAAGTACTCAGCAAAATCTCCGGCCATCTGGTTTGGGGCCTGGATGAGGTTGACCGTTTGTTTGCCTGCACGTTTGGCAGCGAAGTCTTTGGCCTCTTCCGCTCCTGGCACAACGAACGTTCGCTCGACCCTGATGGGCCGTGGCAACGGCTGACGCTGGCGATTGCCTATGCCACCGAAGCGCACCTGTTTATCAGCGACATGAACCAATCGCCCTTCAACGTCGGCACGCGGCTGGCGCTCGATGATTTCAGCCTTGAACAAGTGGCCGAACTCAACACGCGTTACGGCGCACCCTTGCGCGACAATGCCGAAGTCGCGCGTTATGGCCGCCTGGTCAGCGGCCATCCTTATCTGGTGCGTTGCGGCTTGCAGGAAATGGTCAATCACCGTCGCACCCTCGCTGAACTTGAAACCATCGCCGACCACGCCGACGGTCCATTCGGCGATCACTTGCGCCGCATTGCCGCATCGCTGGAACAGGACGCCGAACTCAGCGCCGTCGTGCGCGGCGTCTTGCAAGGCAAACCCTGCCCGTCGCCCGAAAGCTTCTACCGTTTGCGCAGCGCCGGGTTGATTGCGGGTGATTCGGCGCGCGAGGCGCGTCCGCGTTGCCAGTTGTATGCGACTTATCTTGAGAAACGGTTGCTGTAG
- a CDS encoding sigma-70 family RNA polymerase sigma factor, with translation MPNDSPPEVTQLLHAWHDGDAAALAQLTPLVYGELQRLAHGYLRGERAGHTLQTTALINEAYLRLFDWQHVEWQDRAHFIAIAAQMMRRVLVDFARARHYAKRGSQAQQLEFDETLIAAQQRDAELIALDDALQLLGEVDPRKCRIVELRYFGGLSVDETAEALQLSRRTVLREWKLARAWLYRELRSPDLGGADET, from the coding sequence ATGCCAAACGACTCGCCCCCAGAAGTTACGCAATTGCTGCACGCTTGGCACGACGGCGATGCGGCGGCGCTCGCCCAATTGACGCCGCTGGTTTACGGCGAATTGCAGCGGCTGGCGCACGGGTATTTGCGCGGCGAACGCGCGGGCCACACGCTACAAACCACGGCGCTCATCAACGAAGCTTACCTGCGCCTGTTCGATTGGCAACACGTCGAATGGCAAGACCGCGCGCATTTCATCGCCATCGCCGCGCAGATGATGCGCCGCGTGCTGGTGGATTTTGCCCGCGCGCGCCATTACGCCAAACGCGGCAGCCAGGCGCAACAGCTCGAATTCGATGAAACCCTGATCGCCGCGCAACAGCGTGACGCCGAATTGATCGCGCTGGATGACGCGCTGCAACTGCTGGGCGAAGTTGACCCGCGCAAATGCCGCATCGTCGAGTTGCGTTACTTCGGCGGTTTGAGCGTTGACGAGACCGCCGAGGCGTTGCAGCTTTCGCGCCGCACCGTTTTGCGCGAATGGAAACTGGCGCGCGCGTGGCTCTATCGTGAACTTCGTAGCCCTGACTTGGGAGGCGCTGATGAAACTTGA